A region from the Criblamydia sequanensis CRIB-18 genome encodes:
- a CDS encoding sulfite exporter TauE/SafE family protein, producing MAILFSMLPVYLFGNLHCFGMCGPLVMMLAKHRYRMFYFIGRLTAFSFFGLLSGSLGIVLKFVFEGFNGSALLSFFFAALFAGLGFLSLNAKKKVLPDSFARLLSKTSQRLALLLLKDRPETTFFFGLATPLLPCGQSLYVFSISALLEDPLLGALNSFLFALLTSPSLFAALHLQRRLQSKNYFSDFFAYSAFFACFLVLLRGFAELNLISHLSFEVPLFNGIHFVLF from the coding sequence ATGGCAATTCTTTTCTCTATGCTGCCGGTCTACCTTTTCGGCAATCTCCACTGCTTTGGCATGTGCGGACCTTTAGTCATGATGCTGGCTAAACACCGCTATCGGATGTTTTATTTTATTGGCAGGCTTACTGCCTTTTCTTTTTTTGGACTCCTTTCAGGCAGCCTTGGCATCGTTTTAAAATTTGTCTTTGAAGGATTTAATGGGAGCGCCCTTTTAAGTTTTTTTTTCGCCGCTCTATTCGCAGGTTTAGGCTTTCTTAGCCTGAATGCGAAAAAAAAGGTCCTGCCCGACTCTTTTGCAAGACTGCTAAGCAAAACAAGCCAAAGACTTGCCTTGCTTCTTCTAAAAGATAGACCAGAAACCACCTTCTTTTTTGGTCTTGCCACACCCCTTTTGCCATGCGGCCAGTCGCTTTACGTCTTTTCTATTTCAGCTCTGCTTGAAGACCCGCTTTTGGGAGCTTTGAACAGCTTTCTATTTGCGCTTCTGACCTCGCCCTCTTTATTTGCTGCTTTGCATCTGCAAAGAAGACTTCAATCAAAAAATTATTTCTCGGATTTTTTTGCCTATTCGGCATTTTTCGCTTGTTTTTTAGTGCTTTTAAGGGGTTTTGCAGAACTAAACTTGATTTCCCATCTTAGTTTTGAAGTCCCCCTTTTCAATGGCATTCACTTTGTTCTTTTTTAG
- a CDS encoding substrate-binding periplasmic protein has translation MFEGLIDKLKIFFSTKTGKISTLFLLIFLGLYFNFCETKIKKNSFSKKVFLIAHDPIFYPLNLMGRDKSFVAFASDLFYEIARKQNIRIQLISIPQNALFEKLERGDYDAIVTLISPLASYRQKYLLSSSFYEVGPVLVSKNLKSPISLEEIKTKVIGVRRNSLDAFYFEPLGILMQPYDTLTIAFDDLERGRIDAIMIPYLQANTYSQLFSSGKYNIITTPLTDEGLRIVAPKNESNQFLITEFNKGLKEAKASGIYDALLKKWGLSNPITLEESINLDVVP, from the coding sequence ATGTTTGAAGGTTTAATCGATAAATTAAAAATTTTTTTTTCAACGAAAACAGGAAAGATTTCGACCCTCTTTCTCTTAATTTTTTTGGGGCTTTATTTCAATTTTTGCGAAACAAAGATTAAAAAAAATTCCTTTTCCAAAAAAGTTTTTTTAATCGCTCATGACCCTATTTTTTATCCTCTTAATCTTATGGGAAGGGATAAAAGCTTTGTGGCTTTCGCAAGCGATCTTTTTTATGAAATCGCAAGAAAACAAAACATCCGGATTCAATTAATTTCGATCCCGCAAAATGCCCTTTTTGAAAAATTGGAAAGAGGAGATTATGATGCCATCGTGACACTTATCTCTCCTCTTGCTTCATATAGACAGAAGTACTTGCTTTCCTCCTCATTTTACGAAGTTGGGCCGGTCCTAGTCTCTAAAAATCTCAAAAGCCCGATTTCCCTTGAAGAGATTAAAACGAAAGTAATAGGAGTAAGACGAAATTCTCTCGATGCCTTTTATTTCGAACCCCTTGGCATTTTGATGCAGCCCTATGACACTCTGACAATTGCTTTTGATGATCTTGAAAGGGGGCGGATTGATGCCATTATGATCCCTTACCTTCAAGCCAATACCTATTCGCAACTTTTCTCTTCCGGAAAATACAATATCATAACTACTCCTTTGACCGATGAGGGCTTGCGGATTGTAGCTCCAAAAAATGAATCCAACCAATTTTTAATTACCGAATTCAATAAAGGATTAAAGGAAGCTAAAGCAAGCGGCATCTATGATGCGCTCTTAAAAAAATGGGGTCTTTCAAACCCGATCACCCTTGAAGAATCCATAAACTTAGATGTTGTCCCCTAA
- a CDS encoding metallophosphoesterase, translated as MPVFALADLHLSFGVPNKKMDIFGERWKNHSEQIAENWLSIVGKDDLILLPGDISWAKEPKDAVLDLKFIDSLPGTKVMIKGNHDYWWSSLKKLETLLPPSIHLIQNTAFNWKDISVAGSRLWDTYEFNFDGCIDYTPNDALSHLMAKEEDKDQDEKIFLREMQRLETSLKQLSSKAKHRIAMTHYPPIGVDLKASRVSLLLEKYKVETCVFGHIHSMKENLNPFFGEKNGVRYLFAAGDFIHFKPILVLP; from the coding sequence ATGCCTGTATTTGCACTAGCGGATTTACATTTATCTTTTGGCGTTCCCAATAAAAAAATGGATATTTTCGGTGAGCGTTGGAAGAACCATTCCGAGCAAATTGCTGAAAATTGGCTGTCTATCGTTGGAAAAGACGATCTAATCCTCCTTCCCGGGGATATTTCCTGGGCAAAAGAGCCAAAAGATGCGGTTTTAGATTTAAAATTTATAGACTCTTTGCCGGGAACTAAGGTTATGATTAAAGGCAATCATGACTATTGGTGGTCCTCTCTAAAAAAGCTAGAAACCTTATTACCCCCTTCAATTCATCTCATCCAAAATACTGCGTTTAACTGGAAGGATATTTCAGTTGCGGGATCAAGGCTTTGGGATACCTATGAATTTAATTTTGATGGCTGCATTGATTATACTCCAAACGATGCCCTTTCTCATTTGATGGCAAAAGAAGAAGATAAAGATCAGGACGAAAAAATTTTCTTAAGGGAGATGCAAAGACTTGAAACAAGCTTAAAGCAGCTTTCTTCAAAAGCAAAACATCGAATTGCCATGACCCATTACCCGCCAATTGGCGTGGATCTTAAAGCTAGCCGAGTCTCTCTTTTACTTGAAAAATATAAAGTTGAAACGTGTGTCTTTGGTCATATTCACAGCATGAAAGAAAACTTAAATCCTTTTTTTGGAGAAAAAAATGGGGTTCGCTATCTTTTTGCCGCGGGTGATTTTATACATTTTAAGCCCATTTTAGTTCTTCCTTAG
- a CDS encoding ATP-binding protein: protein MYSKYKEDELLAILDLASEGIITFNVRGDIKFINSSGQKILGIKNLTNKKLSDFFPEFTPPYERFFSSNNSISLETIYKKEDNSLLPLEIHLSTIVFPNEKILYYGLFKDITRHKEIEESYHVSNILLDSVALALSQFIKERSLENTKEIFDQLLSDIAAITKSVLALAALKNSKGELKLFAAFPKSNWSLFEPLFSEESVLSTPYAELKKEIEKATLDKKTLLKTYRENEKKIFQSILIMPLIKKDELFGVVCLASNCNEFKIETMQLLIPAVQSFIIMYEDLLNENDRKQAEEILKERELMLEASLKELQISNEELLLAKDQALFANQAKSNFLANMSHEIRTPLNGIMGMAELLLNSDLNDKQKRYANAVYQSSEILLSLVNDILDLSKIEAGGIRLDKKEESLIMLIKEVVFLFLPKALSKNLSFNVFFDPKLLRLYIFDAVRLRQVITNLVGNAIKFTEKGSITLKVHLSRKQDDDHIIHFEVVDTGIGIPEEAQKRIFTIFMQADISTTRRFGGTGLGLAICKKLIKKMNGEIDFTSKEGKGSRFLFEIPLQPSLEDPLDQLSGMDFFKLRGYLGIKNPFLADSIAKYLSFWNVEFEAFQTLEELLAKLKSKAVHEAMPDFLIVESPEIMDCGKETAGLGIILLNGSFNKQVGINDLYHFISIPVFPDEFKQLLREIVKKKQQNLEV, encoded by the coding sequence ATGTATTCTAAATACAAGGAAGATGAACTTTTAGCCATTCTAGATCTTGCAAGTGAAGGGATCATCACTTTCAATGTTCGGGGGGATATCAAATTCATCAATTCAAGCGGACAGAAAATCTTAGGTATTAAAAACTTAACGAATAAAAAACTGAGCGACTTTTTTCCCGAATTTACACCTCCCTATGAACGTTTTTTCTCTTCCAACAACAGTATTTCTTTAGAAACGATTTACAAAAAAGAAGACAATTCGCTTTTACCTTTAGAGATCCACCTTAGCACGATTGTCTTTCCAAATGAAAAAATCCTCTATTATGGCCTTTTTAAAGATATTACAAGGCATAAGGAGATAGAGGAAAGCTACCATGTCAGCAATATTTTACTTGATTCTGTTGCCCTTGCTTTATCCCAATTTATTAAAGAGCGCTCTTTGGAAAATACTAAAGAGATCTTTGATCAACTTTTAAGCGATATAGCAGCCATTACAAAAAGCGTTTTAGCTCTAGCAGCTTTAAAAAATTCAAAGGGAGAGCTTAAGTTATTTGCCGCTTTTCCAAAGTCCAATTGGTCTTTATTTGAACCTCTTTTTAGTGAAGAAAGTGTTCTTTCAACACCTTATGCTGAATTAAAGAAAGAGATTGAAAAAGCAACCCTTGATAAGAAAACGCTGCTCAAAACCTATAGAGAGAATGAAAAAAAAATATTTCAAAGTATTCTTATTATGCCTCTTATAAAAAAAGATGAGCTTTTTGGGGTAGTTTGTCTTGCAAGCAACTGCAATGAGTTCAAGATTGAAACCATGCAGCTTTTAATCCCGGCGGTGCAATCTTTTATCATCATGTATGAGGATTTATTGAATGAAAATGATCGAAAGCAAGCGGAAGAAATACTGAAAGAAAGGGAGTTAATGCTCGAGGCTTCTTTAAAAGAGCTCCAAATAAGTAATGAGGAGCTTCTCCTTGCCAAAGATCAAGCTCTTTTCGCCAATCAAGCCAAAAGCAATTTTTTAGCCAATATGAGCCATGAAATTAGAACCCCCTTAAATGGTATTATGGGCATGGCCGAATTACTTTTGAATTCAGATTTAAACGATAAGCAAAAACGGTATGCGAACGCTGTCTATCAGTCTTCCGAGATTCTCTTAAGCCTTGTTAATGATATTTTAGACCTCTCTAAAATAGAAGCTGGCGGCATAAGGCTCGATAAGAAAGAGGAGTCTTTGATTATGCTTATTAAAGAGGTTGTTTTCTTATTTTTACCAAAAGCCCTATCAAAGAACTTATCTTTTAATGTTTTTTTTGATCCTAAGCTTTTAAGGCTTTATATCTTTGATGCGGTGAGGCTTCGCCAAGTGATTACGAACCTTGTCGGAAATGCCATCAAATTTACAGAAAAAGGAAGCATCACTTTAAAGGTCCATCTTTCAAGAAAACAAGATGATGATCATATCATTCATTTTGAAGTCGTCGATACTGGAATTGGCATCCCCGAAGAAGCGCAAAAAAGAATTTTTACCATCTTCATGCAAGCCGACATTTCCACCACAAGAAGGTTTGGCGGCACAGGCCTTGGACTTGCCATTTGCAAAAAATTGATTAAAAAAATGAATGGCGAGATCGATTTTACAAGTAAGGAAGGAAAGGGATCGCGTTTTTTATTTGAAATTCCCCTTCAACCTTCCCTTGAAGATCCTTTAGATCAACTTTCCGGCATGGATTTTTTCAAATTAAGAGGTTATCTTGGAATCAAAAATCCATTCCTTGCTGATTCTATTGCTAAATACTTGAGCTTTTGGAATGTGGAGTTTGAAGCTTTTCAAACTTTAGAAGAGCTTTTAGCTAAATTGAAATCAAAGGCCGTCCATGAAGCGATGCCTGACTTTTTAATCGTAGAGTCGCCCGAAATTATGGATTGTGGAAAAGAAACTGCGGGCCTTGGAATAATATTATTAAACGGTTCTTTTAATAAACAAGTGGGAATAAATGACTTATATCATTTTATCTCGATCCCTGTGTTTCCTGACGAATTTAAACAGCTGCTAAGAGAAATCGTTAAAAAAAAACAACAAAATCTAGAAGTTTAA
- a CDS encoding ABC transporter permease produces the protein MQDSYTERAWKRYRKHTLGMIGLSVFILFFFVGTYAPFFASSLPIAIKYDGQWYFPLFRHLFFPGFYTKAIDLFFNLLMFTLPLSLLSFFLFKKHTKLRFLAILILGFVQLILFLFIFNNAVSDPASDKELSIKKKQAFDKHLDQDWNFELAYMNDYKKLLLVLAEYLSEKRQNDLEVYKPAYFAIIKKQQMDSVSSLKKDIEKSFPSIWEQTKQQVEKLKRDYLKILENKKNGPLGEQANIQLKYLTGRERWLRQEKEKISFILMPLFSTFHWEDNAGGNQYLNQIIHWTKLTRINRKDLLSALIFGIRVSLVVGVSAAILSLIIGIPIGGLAGYFGGKFDIVVSRLIEVWEAMPAFFMLLMIVAILQSKSIFLIILVIGFFGWTSISRYIRAEFFKQRNLSYVEACKVIGLSNSRIIFSHILPNAIPPVLTLLPFAVMGAITSEAGLSFLGLGEEGSSSWGVLMDEGRSAFPGESYLLWPPAILLTILLISIALIGDALRDTLDPKLLR, from the coding sequence ATGCAAGATTCCTATACTGAACGAGCCTGGAAACGTTATCGAAAACATACTCTCGGAATGATTGGTTTATCGGTTTTTATACTTTTCTTTTTTGTCGGGACCTACGCTCCATTTTTTGCATCAAGTCTTCCGATTGCAATAAAATATGATGGCCAATGGTATTTTCCTCTTTTTCGCCATCTTTTTTTTCCGGGCTTCTACACGAAAGCGATCGATCTTTTTTTTAACTTGCTGATGTTTACACTTCCCCTATCTCTCCTTTCTTTCTTTTTGTTTAAAAAGCACACAAAGCTAAGATTTTTGGCTATTTTAATACTTGGCTTTGTACAACTCATCCTTTTTCTTTTTATCTTTAATAATGCCGTAAGCGATCCCGCAAGCGATAAAGAACTTTCAATCAAGAAAAAACAAGCTTTTGATAAACATTTGGACCAAGATTGGAATTTTGAATTGGCTTATATGAACGACTATAAGAAACTTTTACTTGTCCTCGCTGAATATTTAAGTGAAAAAAGACAAAACGATTTAGAAGTTTATAAGCCTGCCTATTTTGCAATTATAAAAAAGCAGCAAATGGATAGCGTTAGTTCCTTAAAAAAAGACATAGAAAAAAGCTTTCCCTCTATTTGGGAGCAAACAAAACAACAAGTTGAAAAACTAAAGCGCGATTATCTAAAAATTTTAGAAAATAAAAAAAATGGACCGCTTGGCGAACAGGCAAATATACAACTAAAGTACTTAACCGGCCGAGAAAGATGGCTAAGACAAGAGAAAGAAAAAATATCCTTTATTCTCATGCCTCTTTTCTCAACTTTTCATTGGGAAGATAATGCAGGAGGCAATCAATATTTAAACCAAATCATCCACTGGACAAAACTTACCCGCATCAATCGAAAGGATCTCCTCTCAGCTCTTATTTTCGGGATTCGTGTTTCTTTAGTGGTTGGGGTATCAGCTGCTATTTTATCTTTAATCATAGGAATACCTATAGGAGGCCTTGCAGGTTATTTCGGCGGTAAATTTGATATAGTGGTAAGCCGCCTTATTGAAGTTTGGGAAGCTATGCCTGCCTTTTTTATGCTTCTAATGATTGTGGCCATCTTGCAAAGTAAATCTATTTTTTTAATTATTTTAGTCATCGGTTTTTTTGGCTGGACGAGCATAAGCCGCTATATTAGAGCCGAATTTTTTAAACAAAGAAACCTGTCCTATGTGGAAGCCTGTAAAGTGATCGGGCTTTCTAATTCGAGAATCATTTTTTCCCATATTCTGCCGAATGCCATCCCCCCGGTGCTTACGCTTCTCCCTTTTGCTGTCATGGGGGCTATTACAAGCGAGGCCGGTCTTTCATTTCTCGGGCTTGGGGAGGAAGGCTCCTCTTCTTGGGGAGTTCTTATGGACGAGGGTAGGTCCGCGTTTCCGGGAGAAAGCTATCTTTTGTGGCCTCCAGCCATTCTTTTGACCATTTTATTGATTTCAATTGCGCTTATTGGAGATGCCCTTAGAGATACGCTTGACCCTAAGCTTCTTCGATAA
- a CDS encoding ABC transporter substrate-binding protein: MIKQESWPITLLKLALGIGIFFLLLMLYWSSNLVEEDLIAIKNEIQGFKKELRTLSEGVKIQENKDTSLKSSSSHAKNVTLRPHIDPSLPNMLEVDPFEDRYVDILGENFSPNGTFYSATYGKPDTLHPFSNFAEISSWLSLCGIYLAKTHIGKYEQMAPYGALKIEERTNKEGKPEFWVHLREDIFWEPLEKRFFPEGFKLSEHFLKRYPVTSEDYKFFFDAVMNPFVQEPGAVAIRTYIDDIVDFEIIDDLTFVVRWKTIKTSDDQLIIRYIARKWTAALRPLASFVFKYFADGKKIVEDDQDKNTYRNSSLWAQNFSQHFAKNVIPSCGAWTFDGFTERSISFKRNPNFFDPHGALANRTEVFFKNSPDTIWQEFKRGSLDTYNLLPSQEKEFQDFLESPLYKNQKENDEFVNRLSYFQRSFTWVGWNQKNPLFKSKTIRQALTIAIDRRRIIDEILGGKAVEIHGTFFVFSPSTDPNISPWPYDPLLAKRILEQEGFADLDGDGILEGEIDGKRVPFRFSLTYFVKNPTTKATCESIATQLKEIGIDCKLNGVDLTDLSSSIDEKSFDALFLAWGLATPPEDPRQLWHSSEAKKPGSSNAIGFSNKDADRIIERLEYEYNLEKRIELYHQFDRLIHEEQPYTFLYTPEISLLYRNWIHNVFLPLKRQDLIPGAEVAEPNSALFFTTKKNQSN; encoded by the coding sequence ATGATCAAACAAGAATCTTGGCCTATAACACTTTTAAAATTAGCATTAGGCATCGGAATTTTTTTCCTCCTTCTCATGCTCTACTGGTCTTCAAACCTTGTTGAAGAAGACTTAATTGCGATAAAAAATGAAATACAAGGGTTTAAAAAAGAACTCCGCACTCTATCGGAAGGCGTAAAAATCCAAGAAAATAAAGACACTTCCTTAAAATCATCTTCGTCTCATGCCAAAAATGTAACTTTAAGGCCTCATATCGACCCTTCACTTCCAAACATGCTTGAAGTCGATCCTTTTGAAGACCGATATGTGGATATTTTAGGTGAAAATTTTTCGCCAAACGGTACCTTTTATAGCGCCACTTATGGAAAACCAGACACGCTTCACCCCTTTAGTAATTTTGCCGAAATTAGCAGTTGGCTCTCTCTTTGCGGCATCTATCTTGCAAAAACGCACATTGGCAAGTATGAACAAATGGCCCCTTATGGGGCATTAAAAATTGAAGAGCGGACAAATAAAGAAGGCAAGCCTGAATTTTGGGTCCATTTAAGGGAGGATATCTTTTGGGAACCTCTTGAAAAGAGATTTTTTCCGGAAGGTTTTAAGTTGTCTGAACATTTCTTAAAACGCTATCCGGTAACCTCCGAGGATTATAAATTTTTCTTCGATGCAGTCATGAACCCTTTTGTTCAAGAGCCGGGCGCTGTAGCTATTCGAACCTATATCGACGACATTGTAGATTTTGAAATAATAGATGACCTGACTTTTGTCGTAAGATGGAAGACCATAAAAACAAGCGATGATCAGCTTATTATTCGCTATATAGCAAGAAAATGGACAGCAGCCCTAAGACCCCTTGCTTCTTTTGTTTTTAAATATTTTGCCGATGGAAAAAAAATTGTGGAGGATGATCAAGATAAGAATACCTATCGTAACAGTTCTCTTTGGGCGCAAAACTTTTCTCAGCACTTTGCGAAAAACGTCATTCCAAGCTGCGGCGCTTGGACCTTTGATGGCTTTACAGAAAGATCCATTTCCTTTAAACGAAATCCCAATTTCTTTGACCCTCATGGGGCTTTGGCTAATCGAACAGAAGTCTTTTTTAAAAATTCACCCGATACCATTTGGCAAGAGTTTAAAAGAGGGTCTCTAGACACCTATAATTTACTTCCTAGCCAAGAAAAAGAATTTCAGGATTTTTTAGAAAGCCCTTTATATAAAAATCAAAAAGAAAATGATGAGTTTGTAAATCGATTAAGCTACTTTCAACGCTCTTTCACGTGGGTGGGTTGGAATCAGAAAAATCCTCTTTTTAAATCAAAAACTATCCGTCAAGCCTTAACGATTGCCATAGATAGAAGGCGCATCATTGACGAGATTTTAGGGGGTAAAGCAGTTGAAATACACGGCACTTTCTTTGTTTTTAGCCCATCTACAGACCCTAATATCTCTCCATGGCCCTATGACCCGCTCTTGGCAAAAAGAATTTTAGAGCAGGAAGGCTTTGCGGACCTAGATGGTGATGGGATCTTGGAAGGTGAAATCGATGGCAAGAGAGTCCCTTTTCGATTTTCCCTCACCTATTTCGTTAAAAACCCAACTACTAAGGCCACTTGCGAATCTATTGCGACACAACTTAAAGAAATAGGAATTGACTGCAAATTAAATGGGGTGGACTTAACGGATCTATCTTCTAGTATAGATGAAAAAAGCTTCGATGCTCTTTTTCTTGCGTGGGGCTTAGCTACTCCTCCTGAAGATCCAAGACAGCTTTGGCACTCTTCGGAAGCTAAAAAGCCCGGGTCCTCAAATGCTATCGGATTTTCAAATAAGGACGCTGATCGCATCATAGAAAGACTCGAATATGAATATAATTTAGAAAAAAGAATTGAGCTCTATCATCAGTTTGATCGTCTTATTCACGAAGAGCAGCCCTATACTTTCCTCTATACTCCGGAAATTTCTCTTCTTTATAGAAATTGGATTCATAATGTGTTCCTTCCCTTGAAGCGTCAGGATTTAATCCCGGGTGCTGAAGTTGCGGAGCCGAATTCCGCGCTATTCTTTACAACCAAAAAAAATCAGTCAAATTGA
- a CDS encoding response regulator: MIKKITTKFDASILVVEDYSLNAEVVKEMLEMMGCSVDIAENGKVALDLLQNYDYDLIFMDIQMPVTDGVAATQMIRDMKSEKKDIPIIALTANAFPGDREKYLASGMNGFISKPLRAQDLEAILLKYLPKKED, encoded by the coding sequence ATGATAAAAAAAATTACAACAAAGTTTGATGCATCCATTCTTGTCGTTGAGGACTATTCCTTAAATGCGGAAGTTGTTAAAGAAATGCTTGAAATGATGGGTTGCAGTGTCGACATCGCAGAAAACGGTAAAGTGGCTCTTGACCTCTTGCAAAACTATGACTATGATCTTATTTTTATGGATATACAAATGCCTGTAACTGACGGTGTTGCGGCAACCCAAATGATCCGTGACATGAAAAGTGAGAAGAAAGATATTCCCATCATAGCTCTCACGGCAAATGCTTTTCCCGGGGATCGAGAAAAATACTTAGCTTCCGGGATGAATGGTTTTATAAGCAAACCCTTAAGAGCTCAAGATTTGGAAGCCATTCTTCTTAAATATTTGCCTAAAAAAGAAGACTAA
- a CDS encoding ABC transporter permease, producing the protein MWNYLLRRLFLLPITLFFIILINFFIINLAPGDPVTVTEVSADGAKRQEGQSAASTDDRYQQFREFYGLTLPIIYNIWPETSINWILKELNELNSFLDDPDKSALTFKEYNQKRILLGDMSRYLMPKLKSIMDDKSESFAIRQLASQFFIRGGTRVVTIGGDLGEMERAQNQRISKGNTILRELAPKRNETPQEFAKKNEALGKWFEENKSDFYIEPNFKTKLKIFFTETRFYRYFSRVLTLNFGSIRNDPNKKVIDEVSRRFKYSLTLSILPMIATFFLCIIFGYVMASYQNEFLDNGLSLLFLILYATPIFVVAPFLIEKVALNGHFPFTDIPIPLSGFTSKESIYNNLSSFERLTDVLKHIALPLVAILYGGLAAQARFARTAFLEVMRHDYVRTAKAKGASSFDIATKHIGRNASITLVTAIAGSLGVILGGSLIVETLFEIDGFGKFFYDAIINRDYNVIMFSTLAGSLLTLLGYLFADISYTILDPRVTLE; encoded by the coding sequence ATGTGGAATTATCTTTTAAGGCGGCTTTTTCTTCTTCCGATCACCCTTTTTTTTATTATTTTGATAAACTTTTTTATCATTAATTTAGCCCCCGGGGATCCGGTGACTGTCACTGAAGTGTCAGCAGATGGGGCTAAAAGACAAGAAGGGCAAAGCGCGGCATCAACAGATGACAGATACCAGCAATTTAGAGAGTTTTACGGTTTAACACTCCCTATCATTTACAATATATGGCCGGAAACTTCAATAAATTGGATTTTAAAAGAACTCAATGAATTAAATTCCTTTTTAGACGACCCTGATAAGTCGGCTCTCACTTTTAAGGAATATAATCAAAAACGAATTCTCCTTGGAGATATGTCGCGCTATCTTATGCCGAAGCTTAAAAGCATTATGGATGACAAAAGTGAAAGTTTTGCTATCCGTCAATTAGCTTCTCAATTCTTTATCCGCGGCGGGACAAGAGTTGTCACTATAGGAGGAGATTTAGGTGAAATGGAGCGAGCTCAAAACCAAAGAATTTCCAAGGGAAATACTATTTTAAGAGAATTGGCCCCTAAAAGAAATGAAACCCCTCAAGAATTTGCTAAAAAAAATGAAGCCCTCGGAAAATGGTTTGAAGAGAATAAAAGTGATTTTTATATTGAGCCTAACTTTAAAACAAAACTTAAGATTTTTTTTACCGAAACAAGATTCTATCGTTATTTCTCAAGAGTTCTAACCCTGAATTTTGGATCTATTAGGAACGATCCTAATAAAAAAGTGATTGATGAGGTATCAAGAAGATTTAAATACTCATTAACTCTATCCATCCTTCCGATGATAGCCACTTTTTTTCTCTGTATTATTTTTGGGTATGTGATGGCAAGTTATCAAAACGAATTTTTGGATAATGGATTAAGCCTTCTTTTTCTTATTCTTTATGCCACTCCAATCTTTGTTGTAGCTCCTTTCCTTATTGAAAAAGTAGCTTTGAACGGGCATTTTCCTTTTACCGATATACCCATTCCTTTAAGCGGCTTTACAAGCAAAGAAAGTATTTACAATAACCTGTCTTCTTTTGAAAGGCTGACAGATGTCTTAAAACATATTGCCCTTCCTCTTGTTGCAATTTTATATGGCGGGTTAGCAGCTCAAGCACGCTTTGCAAGAACTGCCTTTTTAGAAGTGATGCGGCATGATTATGTGAGAACCGCAAAAGCTAAAGGAGCAAGCTCTTTTGACATTGCCACAAAACACATTGGCCGAAATGCCAGTATTACCCTTGTAACCGCCATTGCAGGCTCGCTCGGAGTCATTTTAGGCGGCTCGCTTATCGTTGAAACGTTATTTGAAATCGATGGCTTCGGAAAGTTTTTTTATGATGCGATTATTAACCGAGACTACAATGTGATCATGTTTTCAACCCTTGCAGGCTCCCTTTTAACTTTGCTAGGTTACCTATTTGCTGACATTTCCTATACCATATTAGATCCACGCGTAACTTTGGAGTAA